GACTACGGATCAGAAGGTTGGGGGTTCGAGTCCCTCCGAGCGCGCAAGAACGTGCTGGTCAGAGCGCTGAGACTTCCGACTCTCCGGCGCTGAGCGCATGGCGCCGACGTAGGCGCCGGCGAGCACGAGGGTGCCCCCGACGAGCAGGCCGGCGGGTAGTGCTTCGTCGTCGAGCCACACCGACAGGAGAACGGCGACGGGCGGGATGAGCACGTCGAAGTACACCGCCCTGGATGCCTCCCAGTGCTTGAGCACGTACAGGTAGAGGAGGAAGACCCCGATCGAGCCGGCGATCACGAGGTAGCCGAGCGCGATCCAGGTCTGTCGCCGTACCGGGACGGTCCAGGACTCCTGCGCCACCGCGGAGATCGTCAGCAAGGCTGCGGCGCCGACCGCCATGGCGACTGCGTTCATCATGATCGGATGGACCGGCGGGAACGATCGAACAACCACGGCGGCCTCGCCGAAGCACACGACGCTCCCCAGTGCTGCGGCGAACGCCAGGACTGGCACTGCGCCGGAGAGCGACGCCTCGGAGATGAAGGCGACGCCGACGACGGCAAGACCGCCGCCGACAAGGCCGTCGCGCCGGAGCGGCTCGCGACCGTGCAGCGCGGCGAGAACCAACGTGACGAGTGGTGTCAACGCGAGCAGCGTGGAGGCTGCGCCGGCCTTCATGTGCACGAGCGCGTAGTACGCGAACCCGAACGCGCCAGCGAAGTTGAGCATGCCGAAAACGGCAGCCCCGGCGAATGCGCGGCCCTTGGGTGCCTCGAGCTTGCGCACGATGGCGAGCGCCCAGAGGAGGACAGCGGCGATGCCGAACCGAACACCGGCGCCGAACAGTGGGTCGAGTTCGCGGTTCGTGTAACGCACGCCGAGAGCGTTGCCGCCCGCAAGCGTCCCGCCGAGGACCAACGCGATGGGAGCGACGCGTTCTGTCGGGATCTGCACCGGCGAAACGCTACAAGGGCACCGTCGCGGGCAGGTCGATCGCTTCCAAGGCGTGCACGCCCGTCGGGTCCGTTCTCCGCGAGCTGATCGTTAGAAGCTCGACTGGAATCACCACTGACCACCACTATTCATCCGTCCATCGCGACCAGATCCACGTCATCGCCGCTCTCGCCGCTTTGATGGCGGCCATTGCCGCCCCGGTCGTGCCGTCGCGTCGCATGCGCGCCGTCGAAGGCCGGCGCCCAGCGCCGCCGCAGCTCCCGAGTGCCGAGCTGCTGGGCCCGATCATTCATGAGCTCCGCCAGTCCGGGGGCGCGCTCGAGGGCCCTACTGCTCCGGCGAGGTGGGATCGTCGCCCCGGATACCGTCCTCGAACCCTTGGCCCTCCTCCCGACCCTGCTCTCGGCCACCGATGAGGGCCTGCTCTGGGTCGGCGCCATCGCCGAGGAGGATGTCGAAAAGGTCGTCGTTGGGCCGACCGATGATGTGGGCGCTCATGGGCGGGTCCTTCCCCACGCCGGCGCTTCCCAATTAGGGGCCACCGCACTGCACCCCCACAGCAGCGAGCCCTACGGCTGGATCGTGCCGATCTCCGACGCAAGGCGCGCGTCGAGCGCGGGCGAGCCCGGACAGTCGAAGTCGCACCAAGCTTCTCCTCGCGATCGGCGCGACGTCAGATCTTCGGCACCGCGGGGGCGGGGAGAGCGGCGGCAATCTGCTCCAGGTCCTCGGCGTCCGAGGTGAGCACGGGGACGCCAGCT
The genomic region above belongs to Acidimicrobiales bacterium and contains:
- a CDS encoding EamA family transporter; protein product: MQIPTERVAPIALVLGGTLAGGNALGVRYTNRELDPLFGAGVRFGIAAVLLWALAIVRKLEAPKGRAFAGAAVFGMLNFAGAFGFAYYALVHMKAGAASTLLALTPLVTLVLAALHGREPLRRDGLVGGGLAVVGVAFISEASLSGAVPVLAFAAALGSVVCFGEAAVVVRSFPPVHPIMMNAVAMAVGAAALLTISAVAQESWTVPVRRQTWIALGYLVIAGSIGVFLLYLYVLKHWEASRAVYFDVLIPPVAVLLSVWLDDEALPAGLLVGGTLVLAGAYVGAMRSAPESRKSQRSDQHVLARSEGLEPPTF